The DNA sequence GCTTGGAGAACAGGAGAGTGGGAAGTTTGGAGCCGCAGTCATTAGGGGGAGCAAGCTTATGAGAAACCAGGATGGCCAGGCACGACTGAGGGCCTGTTGGGGTCAGCACCCATGAACATGGCATGGGACCAACTGCCACAGAGTACCAGCTCTCAGCAGCCAGCGGCAGACAGAGAGGACAGGAAGGCACCGTGGAAGGAAGACAGAGCCAAGAGGGTTGAGATGTTGGCAGGAGAACGGTAGAAATGAGGATTCTAAGCTGGATATCGGGCAGTGAAGAGTGAAGGTACTGACGGACAGAAAGGTGAGGGCCAGGAGCTCGCGGCGCAGGCGTCGGGGAGTGTAAGAGTGAGAGCTGGCTAGAAGGACAGGGGTGACTGGCTCATGGCGTGATTTAAGAAATGACACACTTTGGCTTCTGACAAGGTGTAGGGTGGATGTGGGAGTAGGTGAAGGAAGTCAAAGGGAGAGAAGGCCAAGAAGCCGAGCAACTGGGGCACTGAGTGGACGCCCGTGATTTCAACAGGCCCCGGGGCTTGAGAAGGCACTGGCCGCacaggggtggggtgcagggaggtGCAGCTGGAGGGCTTGAATCTCAGTGGAAGCAGGGGGTCATCaagcaggcagaggagggctGCTCAGGGAGCCAGTGTGGTCAGAGCAAGACATTGACAACCCACTGGGCCCCCCAtggccttccccccacccctcggggctgcagggaggggaccCTGGGACAGAGCTGGGCTTGGATAGCATTAGGAGACCCAGCAACCATTCAGAGTGGTCAGGGAGTTTAGTAACTGCAGGACAAGGTTACGGAGGGACTGTGGAGGGGTCAGGAGGAAGGagtcagggcagagaaagcatttcggcggggggggggggacaacaaagaatataaaaaatcagTGGGGCTTTTATCTCGGGGAGGGGAGGGTGTCAGAAGGGGAATAAATGTGTCATCCAGAACATGGCCTCTCAGTCAGCCTCCTGATCCATCTTTTCACCTCCCAACTTCCAAAGACTGGAGTTTCCCTCTGCCTGTAACTTTCACTGGCTCCGTACCCTCCAGTCAAGTCAGGGCTCTCTCTGCATACCAGCATTCAGGGAGGGTCTCCACCATCCAGTCTGAACCTACTCCCTGCCCAACCTCCACGCCTGTGTTCAGGCTGCTCCCCTCACTTAGACTGCACCCCCACTTAGAATGCTCCCTCCCcatcccaacccccccccaactcccactagtccttccttctctgccaaCACCTAGAATCTCTGCCTGATTCTCCTACAGCCAGAGCTCTGTACCTGTGTCAAGGCCCCATATTTACTGTACTGCACACCCAGTTGAATCCCAGGCTGCCCTCACCCCCCCATAAATGACACTGGAACTGGGTCTCCAGGACATTACCAGGCGAGCCAGCCAGAAatcccatcccccaccagaaTGGCCCACTTTGCAAGGGCCTCGGCCTCTGCAGACGCCCCCTGAGCTCCCCACCTGTGAGCAGCATGAGccagggcagcaggaggagggcgGCGGTATGGAGGGGCGCGTGGGCTCGCAGGAGGGCTGACAGGGCAGGGCCCAGCAGCACGGAGACGTGGAGTAGGACGCCCGCAGCATGAagcaagaggcagaggaagggccgGTAGTTGCGGAATCCCACGCAGCGGCCCAGCAGGCGGCAGTGGTGATCCCGGCGAAGAATGCAGACGCGGCAGGCGGAGCAATGCCCACTGCGCGGCGGCACCTGGCTTTGGCACTGGTAGCAGTAACTGCAGGGAAGGAACCACAGCGTCAGTTCCGCCGGCAGCTCTGAGTGCCTCCTATCATGCCCGGTCGGCCTCTGAGCCCATCCTGGGGAAGCGGACACAGCCACTGCCCTCAATAAGCCTCAACTACATCATACATCCACGCAGGCCGAGCACCATTCCCTGGGCCCTTCCAGTTCCAGCCCTGCAGGTCCGACGGCTCTTGCCACTCAGATGTCCCAGTCCTCAGGCCTTTCTCTGGCCTCTAACATCGAGGAACAAACTTCTCACTTCCTCCGTGGCCACGACATTGGTCCAAATCACCATGAACTCTCTCCTGGATTACTGCATCGGACTCCTAACTCCTCTCCCCGATTGGTTCCAGCTTTGTTCCTCCTGGTATAGTCTCACCCCAGCAGCCAGTCTAATCCTTAAAAATCTAAGTCGTGCCCTCCTCCTCTACTCAAAACCCTACAATGGCTGTCCACCTCACTGCCAGTAAAAAGCAAAGCCTTCAATGTCCTCCAAGGTCTTTCtatctctcccctctctcttctccctctctcactccacaCCAGCCACACCGGCCTTCTTGCTGTTCCGGGAACATGCAAGGCACATAACTGCCTCAGTCTTTGCACTGTCTGTTCCTTCTACCTGGAACACTCTCCCCCAGATTCCCACATGGCTAACTCCCCCACCTCCTtaaagtctttgctcaaatgcctACCTTGACCACACTATTCAAAACCGCAACTTGAACACCCTTTACCCTGCTGTACTTCTTGTTTCCATACCACCACCATCTTCTAATATTCTAcataatttccttatttattatacCTATAGCTTAtcatctgccccctcccccactgaaaTCAGCTCCAGGAGGTCAGGAATCTATTTTATTGTATCTCCAGTGGCCGGAACAGTaccttgcacacagtaggtgctcattaaataatAAGCGAATGAATGGTATTTCTTCCGGATCTACCACCCCACGCTGTAAAAAAGTGTTCTGGCTCTAACAAGCGGATCCTATCGTAATCTGGTTCTAACATCTTCTGGTCCTAGAGCACCTCCCCCTGTCCAAggctcctgctccccctccccccgccaaacCCCCAGATCCCGCGCCCCACTCACGCCCAGCCCTGGCCCAGACCGCGGCCGGCCAGCATCACGCCCCGGATGCTGGGGTCCGAGCGCAGGAAGAGCCCCACGTTGCCCAGCAGGTTGAGCAGCTGGAAGGCCGCCAGCACAAGCTGCAAGGCCCGAGCCAGGGGTCCCAGCGGGGGCGGCCCGGGACCCAGAACCAGCACGTAGGCCAACTCCAGGCCCACAGCCGCGGCCCACAGCGCGGTGAGCACGAGAGGCAGCCGCGCGGGCGCCCCCTCCGCGCTCCCCACCGCCCAGGGCTGCCCCATGGCCCGGACCCACCGGCTGCTGGATCCCGAGTACCCCGCCGCTTCCGTATTGGGGCGGGGATAGTGGCAGACGGACGTCTGCTAAGACCAATAGAAGCTCCGAAGGGAGTTTGGAGTCACAGGGAGCCGCCAATAGATGCAGACATGTGATTGGAAAGCCGCGTGAGCCACGGAGAAGCTTGGAATCCAGTTGGCGCTAGAGCTGGGTAGGGCAGCACGTTATAGCCACGCCCACCCGCGgagcccccgcccctcccgcgGAAGCCCCGCCCTCCGGTCTAGCTGTCTGGTTTGGAGGATTGAGTTGCAGTCTCGGTGGCGTCGGGGTTTCCCGGCTCAGCACATttcccctcagcccccagccgCCCCGATATTTATAGCCCTGGATCGGCTCATCCAGCTGGCCTGGAACCCCTCCCCATGCTCGAATGtctccatcaccccagaaaaCATTCAAACAGGTCGGCGCCTCGGTGTTTCTgactgtgaaatggggataggGCTCTGTTTCCCACCTGTGCGGCGCAGGGAGAGGGTCAGGAGGAGGCCTAAGGGGCAGCTTCTAGACCGGTCTACAGTGACTACTATTATCGTTATCTCCGTTGTACAGGTGAGAAGACAAGAGAGGGCCGTGGCTTTCCCACTGTCACACAGCGCCCAAGAGGCGGAGCCGGAACAGGGACCCCGAATCTCCGCCGTGGGATCCACTCCAGCCCCCCCAAATCCTGCAGTCCCCTGGTCCCAGGGCAACCTCTTGCCTGGTGCCGACCCGAGCGCCTTCGCCCCCATCcggccccaccctcctcccccataTTTAGCGCGAATCCGATCCGGGGCTGGGCCGGGCGCTACTTAACGCGGCTCCGGTGTTCTGGAGAGCGCCGAGCGGAGCggagccaggagcccgagcaaGATGATGATGGTTATGCAGCCCGAGGGTCTGCGGGTCGGGGAGGGGCCCTTCGTAGGCGGCAGAGGAGGCGGCGAGTACATGGAACAGGAGGAGGACTGGGACCGCGACCTACTGCTCGACCCCGCCTGGGAGAAGCAGCAGCGGAAAGTGAGTGCTCACCCATTTCCAGAGGGCAAAACTGAGGCCTGAGAAGCCGGGCAGTTTGTCCTTGGCAACTCAGCAAGTCGGGGGCAGAGCCCGTCTAGATCCAGAGCGCCACTCCCTAGCCCGGGCTCTGCCCATCTGTCCTCCGCTGTCTCCCAGAGCTGGTAGAGAGGGCTGGGAGCCCTCATGAGGGGTTTAGGATAACAAGGAGAGTTTCTGgggtccccaccccccaggggtTCATTACCCTGGGCCCACTGTCCCACTTCTGCTGGTGAAAAGGGGTTGGGTGAAGCCCAGGAGATCCAAGTTTGGGGAGTGTGGAGAAAATAATCTTTCtccccagaccccccccccactctctagTTACATATCTTAGACCCCACACTGAGGACTTGCAGCTGGCAATTAGTGGACTTGGGAGTGTGGGGGAGGAAAGAAccatcccaggcccctccccactctctcctctctaTTCTCTCCACTCTGGGGTTCATTGCCACTCCATCCCAATTgtcaaatgaggaaactgaggccccgaaAGGGGCAGAGGTAGGACCCAAATCATATACTGTCAGAAAACAGGACACCCCCAACCTGAGGGTCTTTGCTCCTtgcttgccccacccccactccttcccAAGATACCCCTCCCCACCCTAGGGGCCCTAAGTCTACTGAAAAGGCCACAAGGTCAAGGAGGAGGGAAGCCTGGGTCCCCTTACACAGTAACCTGATTCCCCGGCCAGATGGACACTTTGTGCTGAGGCAGCGGCTTGGTGGAGCTGGAGTGGGGCACATGGGCAGCTGCGGCCCAGGCCCAGCCTTGTAGGGCACTCAGGCCCCCTCCCTGATCTATTTTCACTCCCAGACTTTCCCAAGTGGAGGGGGCAGGACACCTGGGTtcccaaaagagaaaatgatccGGGCTGGAGTGAGAGACTTTGGGGAGTGGCAGCCCAGGGGGAGGGAGGACTCAGTGAAGTCACTGGACCCCACTGAGCATTTGCCAACAGTGTGTGACTCCAGGAGAGGGCAGGGAACAGGAGTGCTCAGTGGAATTTGCAGGATCTGAGAATCCTAGGATTTAGAATCAGAGCACTTCTCCTGGGTTAGATGACAGGAGATGACCCCAGAGTCCAGGAGGCTCAGCTGACTAGGCTGGGGTGCCCCTGGTGACACGCTTCCCTTCTGGCTCCTCCTGCACCTGTCTCCAAGCAGGGCTGTGGTCCTTGGGTCTGGCAATCTCCCGGTGATGTCATCCCTGCCCATGGCTCCAGCTGCCATCTGCTCTGCGACaactcctacccccaccccacccaccaggTTTCCCTCAGATCCAGGTCCACGTGCCCTTCATAAGACACATGCTAGTCTGTAACTTGCCTGCATCATTTAACAAAATATCAGGAATACCCTTCCAACCCAACCTACAGCCACccacttcatttattcattcaacggCTGCAAAGCGTAGATGCTCTCTGTAAATTAATCAGCATCCCTGGAAGTTGGCCATTCCGGAGTTTCTTTCTCCTCCAGCCTGAACGTCTCCGTGAACGTCTCCGTCTCGTCTCCTACTCGGCTTAGCCCCACCctacccctgcccttcccctaaGTCTTGGAGcactccctcctgctcctgcctgATGTCTGAGTCCTCTTCATTCAATCTCATTCAAAAgcattcattcagtatttcttaGGGAGGTCCTCCTCTGGGCCAGGCGGC is a window from the Ursus arctos isolate Adak ecotype North America unplaced genomic scaffold, UrsArc2.0 scaffold_23, whole genome shotgun sequence genome containing:
- the ZDHHC24 gene encoding probable palmitoyltransferase ZDHHC24, with the protein product MGQPWAVGSAEGAPARLPLVLTALWAAAVGLELAYVLVLGPGPPPLGPLARALQLVLAAFQLLNLLGNVGLFLRSDPSIRGVMLAGRGLGQGWAYCYQCQSQVPPRSGHCSACRVCILRRDHHCRLLGRCVGFRNYRPFLCLLLHAAGVLLHVSVLLGPALSALLRAHAPLHTAALLLLPWLMLLTGRVSLAQFALAFVTDTCVAGALLCGAGLLFHGMLLLRGQTTWEWARGQHSYDLGPCHNLQAALGPRWVLVWLWPFLASPLPGDGITFQTAADVGLVAS